The region tccCTGGTTCCTGATGATTCCATCATACTATGCTGCTAAttaatgatttctttttttggtaCCTGCTCAACCATAAACTACTTTTTGCATACACCACTAACAGTAGGAAATAATGTTTCTCTTTCGTTCAttctaatactttaaaaaaaaaatacaattctttctTAAAGGAGTTGccattatttcttgttttataacaCAGGTACATTTGGGCAGAAATTGATTGAGTTGActcttaatacattttaaaagcccaatttattttctcagAGCCCAGATTTGGCTGTAAATAACAAGATAAAACAAGACCTCAGaaatatggatttatttttatcagttttCTGTGCGGATTGATCTTATCAGAGTAAAAACTTGGTCTTTAAGGAAGAAAGGTAAGACAATGGAAAGTTATTGACAAATGGATTAACAGGCCTCCAAACATGTTTGAAACAATTCTTTTTACAGCATGAAAAGGTAATTAAAACAGAACTTGAGAGTCTATTCTCACAATTTAAATCCAAAATACCATAAGAAAAGATCATGTACATttgtgtatgtttcttttttcaagcaaTGTGTGATTTCTACAACAGTTACGCTCCCCAATGTACAATCCACTACATATAAAGTGTATTAGAGTCAACAGAAGACGtacaaaaagaatgaaaagcaTTATGACACACCCACCTCTGTTTAAAAACTGCTTTCATTGCTTCTTTTCGACCAACAGAATACTGCGAGATCACTATGTCACTTCCTATAGACCCAAAAGGTAAATTGGTAGAGaagcattaaaaaatgaatgcatggaAATATCTGCTTAACATTTAAACCTTATACTGGtgatttaaatatgctttacaaaACTAGTGTAATTTGTTTCTCTAAAACAAACAAGTTAATGGGAAACATGTCTGTAATATACTATATAATTTACAgtcttaaaagaaacacataaaacCGATCAGAACAGATTAGTCAGGTAGATtatgaacatcatttaaaataaaattcaatataATAAAGATTTGTATGTTGGACACCCTTTAATGATCTGAGCATAGCACTCCCCTAAACGATATACTACTCCTTGTACTTTAGATAGAACAAGGTTTGACATGTCAGTTCAGTGaagctgaaatatatatatatatatatatatatatatatatatatatatatatatatatatatatatatatatatatatatatatatatatacaaaagctaGTGGCCATCACAACAATGTAGCAATATAGATATATTCTGTGAACAGTCATGTGTTATCACAACACTGCAGCAATCTGTTGAAATAATGGGCATGATTGTATTGTTAGCCTAAATTACAATTCCATAACTGTGAAAAGGGTATTTGCCACCTAGTAAACTAAACATGGTACCTTGTATTAAAATTCATACAAAAGATAATTGTAATACAAACATTTGTATCGCAGCCCAGAGAAAAGTATTTATACATTACAGAATGTTTCTGGCCCCCAGCAGTAGAGTACGTGCAACAgcacaattatatttgtgttatcaGTGACTGACAGTTTTACCTAAtagaaacaataatttaaaagatTGCATCGCTAggcttggataaaaaaaaaagccttatcaGAGGGCAGCTCTGCACCACCTGTATGTAGTAGAGCTTTGCAAAGTCAATTATCATTCGAGGGGGTGTTTGCGTAGGAACACTGCCCATTGCAAATCATGGTTGCAGGCAATTTCATTCTTTGCTTTGTGAGATATGTTGCTGTCGGAGTTGGCAATATCCCTTCCAGttgttttacatgtattaaatacaccATAAaagtttgtggggtttttttctactgcaattgcagcatggaattaaaatgaggctagtcatatttgttttgtgtacattattttataaaagctAGGCCATTCCATGAACATGTGTTTTCTTGGAAAACGATGCTGgcatttgtattctgttttattgctGAACATCTACTGACTTGTTATTATGTAGACCTACAAGACAATAAAGCACTACTAATGTCAACGGTTTCTGATCAGTGACAAAACtacaaatgtaaaacatcatTACTGAAACCAATTCAAATGGATTTAGGATTAGATTTAGATTATAACCCCCTTTTCACAGAACCGAGAATGTCTACTTATTGAGATGAACTTTTACAATATCCTTCCATGTGCTGTTGAACATTGCTGATTGTTTCTGTCCATTTGTGTTTTACCTTCTTTTCTACTGCCATCTGgaggattttttaaaaaggtgcctCTTACACCACGCTCCTGAGCATCTTTTTCTGGCACCTGTACAGAAAAGAACATGACTGGTCAGCTAGCAAACTCCCCTGACAAAATACTACAAGGCCTAAAAGTTCTCCAGAATGTTATAAGCACATTATTGCTAAGACAGTTTGTCACATTATGTGAGCACTTGCATCCACCTATTGATGAAAAGAAAACTCTAAATGAGGAATATAGGCAAATACAAGggaataatatttttatataatatgttgttattattatttattattattatattattattattattattattattattatgtcataaTCCTTCAAATATGTCAAACAAATCACAATATTAACCTTTCTGTTTTTTACCGCTGAACTTGTTTATTAATACAGGTATCTAGAAAGTGGAGTTTCCTCAGGGGCATCATCTAAGAGGGAGGTCATATTAGAATAGTTTGCAAAGATGATGTCAAAtgtataggttaaaaaaaaaagctatcaaaAAGGTGTGTAAATCTAAGATATTCACTCAAAGTGCACTCCCTATGCAGAAAAGTATAAAGTAAAATGACCTCAATATGGCGGCTATATCAATGACAAACACATTTAGCAATGAGGGTTTATATAgctaaccctgcaaatatgaagacCCTGCCTCCGATGGTTTTGGAGATATGCAGCTTTGACACTGGCGGTGGCGTTTTATAAAATCAGCAGCAGGTTTTTCTGGTACAATACCCACAATCTAATTTGACTGAGAAAATCACAATACAGTATACCTATAAAGCAAATGTTTGCACATTTACATACGCTCCCCTCACAGGGAAGTTACGTTTTAAGACAATACACAGTAGACACTTTTGCAAACAAATACTTGCCTGATGGGACATAGAACCTGGGCTGTTTTCATGTCCATGCAAAGGCTGTCGCTTTGTGGTGTTCCAAGCTggaatcagagaatcagctggaAGCAAAAAAGCAATATTTGAGTGGGAAAACTATTCATAAACAATTTattcaataattatttaaatattgtttatttgtttgcagtaCCTACCACAGAATGTATTGTACTTGACACCACTTTAAAGTCCTATGTACAAAaggcgttgtttttttttttgttgttgttttttaggtGGGGTCCCCCTAATACCTATCTACAACAGGGTTAAATGTACTTCCCTCCATtcagttaaatacagtatatgtactaATGTCTTGGTTTTTACGCCTGTAAAGTGGCTATGGAGAAACCAAGGCGACAGAGGGCGCTCAAAAACAACTGACTGTAAAGTTTACTTTTTACGTCACAGCGTCAATTGATTCATGAATGGATAAATTACTTGGCAGACTAGTCACGCTCGTTACATGGAGCAGAAAGACGTTTTCTTTAAGCCTGACTTATTTcaaactgtacttttaaaatcCGAAGAAACTCGTTGTTCCAGTCAGTGTACTAATGTCACACAAACTACTAGAAAAGCATGCTTATAGCTTAACCCTAACAAGACCTGATCCATTTCCATGCACACTGTCTACTACATTTTCCAGTGGATTAGCCAAATTGCTGATGATCAGAAGTGTTTACTGGCGGCACATACTTGGAAAAAGCGGGAACGCTTAGTTTTGATGTACCATGAACCACTAAAACAAACCTACTGAGTCAGTAGGGTATGCAACGTGTTAAtgatgttttcattatatatcatTACAAACAATAGCCTGTGACGTTTCGTGCTGCAGTTTTATTTATCTACAGTACAGTTAAAAATCGtacatgtaatgtttttttttttattatttgtatttatttaaattgtgaaTAAACAATGGAAAATGAAAGCAATGGTCCAAtttcataatacataaatacatttaaaaaatatgatcttggaaaataaaataaaaaattgaaaaaaaaactagacgACTTACCGTCGCGCACTGACTCTCTCCTATCATCAGCAGAGTGGGCAGGTTTATTAGCAGGTAACGCTGGTGGGATAAACATCTGGTCAGGGGCATTGTTTTCTGCCTGTTTCTTATACTCATTCGTGTGGTACGGAGAACCAACTTCCCGGAGCTTTTTAACTGAGAATTTAACCTTTTTATTGTAGCAAACAAATCCACTGGAGACATTACTGACATCATGATCGTTGTCGGCGCTTGTGTTTCTCGCATGATGAAGACTTGTTGATCTTATTAAAATGTCACCGGCATTGGAAGTTAAAGATGATTCCATACTTTCCCTTCCCGCTGTCACTATTGACGGCGTGGAACAGTTTGCTTGTGAGCGATCGACATTATCCATTCTTAACAATGTATTTCTATCTTTAAAACGATGTGGATTTCTTATTCAAATTCTGATCAACTCCTGGAATTAAGAAAACTTTCCTGAAGTTGTAATTTAAATTCCTTTATATTTTGTGTCTTCCtattaatgttttgctttttaacaaTCAATGTCCCACCTTCAATTCCCAAAATGTCAAAAGCAAAGCAccgaaagggttttttttgtttgtttgtttgtttgtttgtttgtttgtttggttttttgtcaATTGCAGCAAAAAGTGAATCTGAGGGTTGTCTTCCGCTTCATCAGTGACACTACAATCATCAATGTATTTAATACTAcgcagacaaaaaataaaaatgaaaaagaagacGTGAATGGCTCCTTCATCTGGTTTGAGTGACTGCTGTATCCACCGGTTCTCATGATTTAAAAGTTTCAGTTGGAACTCGCTGGCGTCACCGGTGCTCTCCCTATGTTTACAGTCCCCGCTGAAACAAGAACACCCAGAAAATCTTCACGTTGAGCGTCTCATTCACAAATCATCTAACAGCTGGAAAACACGTTTTATTGGTAAGgtatatcatattttaaatatatcaacttcataaaaaaaaaaaaaaactttcagttaGTTAAACTTGACTACCAACTCCTGAACTGTTGACATggaaggattatatatatatatatatatatatatatatatatatatatatatatatatatatatatatacattttacctGGGTGGGGGGGTCAAGTGTGCAGTGGcgactttaaaaaacaaatactacttctttctatcttattttttttttttactaaaatgatTCTGGACCTGTTTGTTGAGACTCGGGTCAGATTAAATTTGTATGTTTTTCCTACGAGCGGATTTTTACAATGTGTATGCATGTATTCCTTTTACACTTtctctttatttatatttatacgataaaataataaataagtaaaaataaaaaacattgacaGCTAAATCGCATTATGTTATAGTACTTATATTCCACATCGGAATATTTAGAAAGCAACTCCACTGCTTTCACGTAACGTAAACCTTGTTTGTAGACTTCGTATGCGTTTTCGACAATTTAGCATTTAACATTTCCCTTTCTTTGCCAGTTGTTCTTaattattgatttaataaaatagtatatatttttatgtcaACGTGAACTTATAATCtatacacaaagacacacacatacaaatatatcGAATGTAATGTTAGTGATGGCAGGCTGTCTGTGATAGTAGAACTCACATGTCCCTTGGTTGAATGACCTGGTAGTATCCGAAAACAGAGGTGGTGAGAATTTAATTTACACAGATACTCTTTGTGGCATAACTCTTTTTAATTGGGCGTCATTTAAATTACTGTGCAATATGTGTTTGAAGTTTTATGTGAGCTAATTTGGCTTACATTAAGACCAGCTTGTAAAAATGTTACACACATGCAGGCCTGAGGGGAGGGGTTAATTTGCTGTGTGACATTCACACAGGCTGTCTTCTCTGTCCGTGTCTAGATGAGTAGCGGTATGTTTTCAAGTCTTCTAAATATCCATATGTTTATAATTTTGTGCATGTAtgcgctgtatttttttttttttttctcgataGTATTAGTTTTGCAGACATAAGTATGTCTCTGCtaaatggtgaaaaaaaatatttacaccgCATCAGTGTTTAAGAACAACTGCGTGAATGTTTTCGTTCACAACACGCTCAGTGTGTTTGCTGGAAAATACTATTAGggaaaatgttatttatcatagtgtagACTCACATTTTACAAGATGTTTTTGTGTGGTGCAAAGACATTGtacttaaatgtaaatgcatttcgCGCAGTgatcccttgttttttttttttgtttttgtttttatgttactatGATTCCAACATGTATTTGACGCAATGTaggtgttgtttgttttgaattaagaggttgtcatttttatttgtttaaaggtACATAgctgcaagtgaaaaaaaaaagaaatggctgcACAGATAACTGAATCTGATCAAGTTAAACAGGTAATGATCTTTCAGAATTTTCAGTCATGCACTTCTTATTATAGTGACCCTGCCAACGACTatatgttaacagaaaaaaaaaaaaaaaaaaaaaagtcgtttaGTGAGGTAGGACGGCGTAATCGTATCTCGTATGTAACAGTTGCACAGTACTTTAACCAGAAACCATTTTTAGTTGTCCAATGGTTTTTTAACATAATTCTGTAGTATAGAGAAATGTATTCCAGATAATTATATCCAGCAATGAATTCATCATTATAATGCCTTTGTATGTGTTTGTAGTTTAAGGAATTTCTGGGTACATACAACAAACTAACAGAGACTTGTTTTATGGACTGTGTAAAAGATTTTACCACCAGAGAGGTGAAACCAGAGGaggtatgtacattttttttttttttttaatatttcatttgctATAAAAGTGCATGGGTTATGAAATAATTCCACGTTACCATTACGCAGTGTGCACCTATGTGCTATTCTTGTGAATTCATTGAAGCTAGTATAGTTCTGTACCAGATAccgtgttttaaattaaaaatgttcgtttgcacatttgagatctgtTAGTTATAAAGCCTCAATTACATGTCTGTGGCGGGCAAGCAGACCTGAAGCATAGACTCTGAACCAGAAAAAATAAGTTGATATAGAGGTGGTGGTCATTGAGGAAAGCTCACCATACTTGCATGcctcagaattaaaaaaaaaaaaccttcatcaGGACCTTCCTGCCTGCCCTTGGCGATATGATAACCTAGTCTCAAATATGCAACTCATGTTCATGCAGCCAACAAGGTTTACATGAGAAATGTAAACTTTGATGTAAAGGCAAATATCAAAGTTACTTCACAGAAAGAGAGGATACAGCTGCCATAGTAACTATTGATGTTTACATGCCAAAATTAACCTGATCTGGAGGAATCAATGCAGCCACTTGTAACTTCAATAAGAAACATATTGTAACTAGTCAAGTATAGAaagtttcagctaatgccttcgtGGTCtttagaaaattatatattacacagCTGTACAAGCATTATGTATGAAAACTAAATGGCCTGTACAAAAGGAGGCATGGTGTGGATAATTAAGCTCACATGTAttcatagtaaaaataaataaataaaaaagctggaCCTTGGATAACTATTAAATTATTCTACAGGTGTATTATTTtgagtgcattttctttttttctagatGACATGCTCTGAAAGTTGCCTTCAGAAGTACCTGAAGATGACACAAAGAATATCGATGCGATTCCAGGAGTATCATATTCAACAGAATGAGGCTTTAGCTGCCAAAGCAGGACTTCTCGGCCAGCCCCGATAAGACAGGGCTGTGGTTTggatttatgtacagtattgcacTGCTGGAAGAGGACTCTTTAATGTAAAACTGACCTGTTGTCCCCAAGACACATCTAGAATGGTAGGATACCTAGAACAGCAAGAGCATAGTGGCCAGGTTGTAGACAACAGTTCATATAAAAGGGCATTTTGCTCAAAGTATTCTCTGAAAATAAGTTTAAGCACCTATTACTTTATATATGAGAACTAGTAGACATGGTGCCTTCAGTGCTTGCTGGCCACTGGACACAAGTGTTTCGGCGATAAGTCATTTTGCTTGTGTACAATACATGACAAAACTTGTTAACTTCTATGGaccatgttttttaattgtttttgaaagaaaataaaatattaagctGCAGATTTTTCAGATGCACTAGCTTTTAAAGctggttgtttttctttacacAACAGCATTT is a window of Polyodon spathula isolate WHYD16114869_AA chromosome 12, ASM1765450v1, whole genome shotgun sequence DNA encoding:
- the LOC121323916 gene encoding mitochondrial import inner membrane translocase subunit Tim9; the protein is MAAQITESDQVKQFKEFLGTYNKLTETCFMDCVKDFTTREVKPEEMTCSESCLQKYLKMTQRISMRFQEYHIQQNEALAAKAGLLGQPR